One genomic window of Desmospora activa DSM 45169 includes the following:
- the ectA gene encoding diaminobutyrate acetyltransferase produces MNWWWCSIRNSTMTVQDPADPAKGSPASITSTKDPVLSADITRFRAPRKEDGLDVWRLIKEAGTLDLNSPYSYLMLCDLFSDTCVIAEEKGKIVGFVSAFLSPDSPDTIFIWQVGVAQSQRGKGLGKRLLREVLRRKACAGVRFLEATVSPSNIPSQSLFRSLAREKKTNCRTRKRYGEELFPGNGHEAEWTFRIGPLNKTESTKEVL; encoded by the coding sequence TTGAATTGGTGGTGGTGTTCCATCCGTAATTCCACAATGACTGTCCAAGACCCCGCGGATCCTGCCAAGGGTTCGCCCGCCTCAATCACCTCTACGAAAGATCCGGTCCTGTCGGCAGATATCACCCGCTTCCGCGCTCCCCGCAAAGAAGACGGACTTGACGTCTGGCGATTGATCAAAGAAGCAGGAACGTTGGATCTTAATTCACCATACAGCTATCTGATGTTGTGCGATCTATTCTCCGATACCTGTGTAATCGCCGAAGAAAAAGGCAAAATCGTCGGTTTTGTCTCCGCTTTTTTGTCGCCTGACTCCCCTGATACCATATTCATATGGCAGGTGGGCGTCGCTCAGTCCCAACGCGGAAAAGGTCTGGGTAAACGTCTCTTACGCGAAGTACTCAGACGTAAAGCGTGTGCCGGCGTCCGCTTCCTGGAAGCGACCGTCTCTCCCTCCAACATTCCCTCGCAGTCGTTATTTCGCAGCTTGGCACGGGAGAAAAAGACCAACTGCCGCACCCGCAAGCGGTACGGAGAAGAGTTGTTTCCTGGAAATGGCCATGAAGCGGAATGGACCTTTCGTATCGGTCCGCTAAATAAAACGGAATCCACCAAGGAGGTACTATAA